The DNA sequence CTCATTTGTGTTTCTTACAAGAtgtaaataaattatacCGAACATGTTTGGGATTATATGACGTCAAATTAACATTGGTGATTGCTCAACAATCACAAATGGATCCTAAAGAGTATTTGCCATTCTTACAGAATTTACACGTCCAGCCAGAATTgcaaagaaaatttttaattgatgattatttgaaaaattatgaaTTAGCTTTGAAATGGTTACATGAACAAGGCGAGACTGCTCATGAAGAGTTTGATGATTACGTTGTATTACATGAATTGTACAAACCAGCATTGAAGATCTATACATACGACAAAACACGAACAAATACGGTCATGGGATTATTTGCTGAACATTTACgggaaaagaaagagtATGGTGAAGCTGGGGtaatatttgaatatttggCAGATTTGGAAAATGCATTACAATGTTATGTCATGGCCAAGAAATGGAAACAAGCATTATCATTGGTTGAAAAAGCTTCAGACCTTTCTgagaaattaattgaaactgCTGAAAAATTAGTTGAATCTTTAACTGATGATCATAAATATAGTGATGCTGCTGAAATTGAGTATCAATTCTTGGGAAATGTTGAAGCTTCtatcaaattatattgTAAACAATATTGGTACGATCATGCTATATTGCTAGCtgaaaaatccaaaaaaccagaattgattgaatcGATAGTTGATGTTCAAATAAATGAAGGATTTGGAGTGATTGCAGAATTATTAGCTGATTGTAAAGGACAAATGAATTCACAATTAAAGAGACTTCGAGAATTAAGAACTAAAAAGCAAGAAGATCCATTTTCCTTTTATGGAACCCCAGACGATTTAGATACACCAGATAATGTATCTGTTGCTGCTTCTGAAACTTCAACAACACCTTCATTTTTCACAAGATATACTGGTAAAACTGCTGGTACTGCCAAGACAGGAGCATCGAGAAGAACAGCCAAGAACAAAAAGagagaagaaagaaaacgGGCCAAGGGAAGAAAAGGTACGATttatgaagaagaatatcTTATTAAATCTGTTGGTCGTTTATTAGAAAGATTGGATCAAACCCAACCAGATGCTctcaaattaattgaagGACTTTTAAGAAGACATATGAAAGAACAAGCTTATCAAATACAAAAGAATTGGTgtgaattgattgattttataaAGGAAAACATTGATGAAATTCATAATATGAGTGAAAAGGATCGTGAAAGAATTGATGACAATGGTgaaatatatttgattgatgaaatcCCTAAACCTAAAGTACCAGAATTTCctaaatttaatatattagattattaataataaaaattgcAAACCAATTCAACCTCACAACCTATTTATATACTTTGtataatttattgttttacGTAACACAGTCAAGTGCAAACTCTTTCATaatttgttcttgttcataTTCAAGATAAAGATCACGTAACCCAATAATAGCGTTTTTGATAGCATCTGTAACTGCTTTCTTTCGAGCCGTGGCATAACACATATACTGGTAAGGCATATTTGTCGATTCTGCTTGCCCCAATTGTTCTCTAAAAGTACCATCTTTTAATGTTAACCGTATTTTCACTATACAAATTGCAGAAAATTTGCTTTGATCTTGATTTTCACATTTGGTTAAATTACAATCCAAAATTGTCGTTGACCATCCATCAAATCCAAACACTTCATTGGccaaattatataatatacTTCGAGAAAAATTGGTTAAATTATCTCGTGATCCAAATGATTTGTAGGTATCTCTAGAATGTTGCATTTTCTCtaatttcatttgaagTGCACCAAACCTTTTAAGAGCCCATTCATTGATCATcgtgttgttattattatcactGTCAGCATTGTCTTGACATTCTTCGCCATCTAGTAAATCTGTCATCTTTGGGAAAAACTTCACTGTTGATGGAAGTGCAGCcgtttcttcatcaatatcatacTTTGGATCTTCATATAGAGGCATCCTACCCTTGGGTTGTTTAccaaatgatgatgatgggaGTAAATAGTAAGAGACGCGAATCTCATTTGTGTGTAAAATGTGTTTGTGTTTCCACGGAAagaaattttctttttctctttcaaagaaaaatctgAACAGCACAGACAGAGatcaaccaccaccaccaccattaccaaGATTCATTTCCTACATTACCCCCACTCACGTCAATGGagtatataaataatattttggGGCTGCTGAATCAAGTTCAGCTGGTGGAAGAAGCAATTCCTACACTATGCAATCGTTTACAACATGCAACCATGTCGTCTGATAGAAGATCTGCAGTTCTTGGATTGAAAAGTTTCAGTAGACAATATAGAGAAACCGTTGTTGAACATGGATTGCGACCATTGATCTCaacttttaaaaaagatattgataatCCTCAGATTGTGAAGGCAATTTTGGAAGCTTTActcattttatttattcgtGGTGAAAATGACGAAGATTTGACTAGAGGTTGGATCTCACAACAATCTCGTCTTCAAAATGGTAAATATCCGTCACCATTACTTATGGAAGATATTTCTCTTGACCAATTATCATTATGGATTGCTGATGCTTTGATTCAAGACGAAGAAATCCTACGTTTACTCATTGAAAACCTTTCAGAAACCAATGATTACCACGCCAAATTATACACAATCCAATTATTGGAATCTTTAGCATCAAGTAGAGGATCAAGAACAAAAGATTGCTTATTGAATATCCCAACATCCATGTCAGTATTATGCCTGTTATTACAAGATTCAAACGAGCCAGTGAGAAACGAAGCCATTCTTTTACTTATGGCAGTAGCAAATGACAATTTCAACATTCAAAAATTGGTGGCTTTTGAAAATACATTTGAAACATTATTTGACATTATAGCAGAAGAAGGAGGTATAAGAGGATCTATTTTAGTACAAGATTGTCTCACCTTAATAACCAACCTTTTACAATTTAATGCATCGAAtcaaaaattctttttagaGACTCAATGTGTTCCAAGATTAGCAAGTTTATTAGGTGAACCAGTAGATGAAACGGGTGATCCTGATATGCTAGATGAAAATGGATTCCCCGATATCCCACCTCCAATTGTCTGGACAGAACAAAGAATACAAAATATGATTATTGCATTGGAGATTTGTCGATTACTAGTTTCTGAAGATACAGAATATGTAGCGCAAAACCAGgataaattatttcaatcaGGAATCCACTATATTTTACTCAAACTTGTATTTTCACCCTTGACAGAAAATAGTGTCAGATCAGTTGCATTACTCACTACTGGTGATGCGATATGTGGTAATCcttatattcaatttgaattttccAAAGTAGATGTTCCCTATATGGATCCATCTTTACCAACACAAATCCAGCCATATGACCGACCAATCCTGGTTCCACTTTCATTGCTCAATTGGTGTTTATACATAAACTCAGTACATGCTTTTGATATTAGAGTAGCCTCGGCATTCTGTTTGAATGCATATTTCAAAGACAATAAAGACTCAAAGTTTGCATTTTTAGACGACCAAATCAAATCGTACACTGATCCAACTTATTACACTAGCTTACACAAGGATGAAGAACAAAACGAAAACGCAATTAATGGGAATAGTGTTCCAACTCCTTTTGGAAATATATTTACAACATTAATGGATTATGACGCAGATCTTAAATTAAATCCTTATACTGCATGGTTTGCTTCCCTAATTATGgtaaatttgtttcttgatGAGCCggaaaacaaagaaattgCCAGAAATGTGAAAACAGGGGACGAAGAGGCCGGAGAGGAGGTAATGAACTCAATTCAAGCAATGTCGGGACTCTTGGTCACGACACTCGAATACAAAGACCAAAGAATTGCGATGGGATATTTAATGCTTTTAACCATTTGGTTATACGAAGATTTTGATGCTGtgaatgattttttgagTGATCAATCTAttgttaaatcaattttagcatttttatcaaataattcatcTGACCAAAATGTATTAGTACATGGAATGGCCACTATTTTGTTGGGGGTATGTTACGAATTTTCATCCAAAGATTCACCATTACCAAGATCAGATTTGCATGCGTTGTTAGTGAAAGGGTTAGGGAAAGATAATTACTCTTTAAAAGTAAAACAATTTAGATCCAATCCAGTATTTGCTGATTTTGAAGAGGCACTGACTTTAACGTTCAGTCAAGATGAAACTGGTCTTCCTACGGTATATTTCACCGATGTTTATGTGAATTTGGTGAAAGACAA is a window from the Candida dubliniensis CD36 chromosome 4, complete sequence genome containing:
- a CDS encoding DNA repair and recombination protein, putative (Similar to S. cerevisiae RAD52;~In S. cerevisiae: protein involved in the repair of double-strand breaks in DNA during vegetative growth via recombination and single-strand annealing; anneals complementary single-stranded DNA) — translated: MPLYEDPKYDIDEETAALPSTVKFFPKMTDLLDGEECQDNADSDNNNNTMINEWALKRFGALQMKLEKMQHSRDTYKSFGSRDNLTNFSRSILYNLANEVFGFDGWSTTILDCNLTKCENQDQSKFSAICIVKIRLTLKDGTFREQLGQAESTNMPYQYMCYATARKKAVTDAIKNAIIGLRDLYLEYEQEQIMKEFALDCVT